Proteins encoded together in one Temnothorax longispinosus isolate EJ_2023e chromosome 5, Tlon_JGU_v1, whole genome shotgun sequence window:
- the LOC139812661 gene encoding fas apoptotic inhibitory molecule 1, which yields MAGVLLRSLQHLETSANEPTAKWTVPLSDGNHVVEFEHGTATGRRMVKVDGNNIVHREWMFRLVGDEVFMFNNTKFVIRVDPMPGLKYSYSLWVNGKSYKQFVQSQSKILETWLAKVGNEEYRVVLDKHAHSVWVNGQEVEVESEFMDGGAEILFSVGGLPAAIRSYSSEQKEIGIAYALYINDVEIQQEGLLEES from the exons ATGGCAGGCGTCTTACTTCG aAGTCTTCAGCATTTGGAAACTTCAGCTAACGAACCTACTGCCAAATGGACTGTTCCTTTAAGCGACGGGAATCATGTGGTGGAGTTTGAACATGGAACGGCAACAGGCCGACGCATGGTAAAAGTCGATGGCAATAATATAGTTCACAGAGAATGGATGTTTCGTCTGGTCGGTGATGAAGTATTTATGTTCAATAACACCAAGTTCGTGATCAGAGTCGATCCAATGCCAG gtCTGAAATATTCTTACTCGTTGTGGGTGAACGGAAAGAGCTACAAGCAATTTGTCCAATCGCAATCAAAAATACTGGAGACTTGGTTGGCCAAAGTTGGGAACGAAGAATATAGAGTCGTGTtag ATAAACACGCTCACAGCGTTTGGGTGAATGGACAAGAAGTGGAAGTTGAG agcGAATTTATGGACGGTGGTGCGGAAATTCTCTTCTCCGTTGGCGGCTTACCGGCCGCTATCAGATCTTATAGTTCGGAACAAAAAGAGATTGGTATAGCGTATGCTTTATATATCAATGACGTTGAAATACAGCAAGAAGGTTTGTTGGAAGAATCTTGA
- the LOC139813498 gene encoding cilia- and flagella-associated protein 263, whose protein sequence is MVEQIRLKMTTIKCQIRKVKLQLKQRKELGEALRAIDFEQLNIENEVCIRKIDEKTQYLLEMKRIVGHYSIALSKHKEKVEGLMLIMNEIKDKIVSKRQEIINLQSEQIATKIEIEKAEKQLKSTVELIENFEVIFFHIFCLQLNVSSLITLLRKTFFVPSVIDSIKMRMKLQELQRIHKQLSRQREIQRITLKSRKHLQDIS, encoded by the exons ATGGTGGAACAAATCAGATTGAAGATGACTACCATAAAGTGTCAGATAAGAAAAGTCAAGTTGCAGTTGAAGCAGAGAAAAGAACTGGGCGAGGCTTTACGCGCCATAGATTTCGAACAATTGAACATAGAAAATGAGGTTTGCATACGAAAAATTGACGAGAAAACTCAGTATCTCCTCGAAATGAAGAGAATCGTGG GCCACTATAGCATTGCATTGAGCAAACATAAGGAAAAAGTGGAAGGTTTGATGTTGATtatgaatgaaataaaagacaaaattGTTTCCAAAAGACAGGAGATCATAAACTTGCAATCAGAACAAATTGCTACAAAGATTGAAATAGAGAAAGCGGAAAAACAACTTAAGTCAACGGTGGAGTTAATCGAGAACTTTGAAGTAatattctttcatattttttgtttgcaaCTTAATGTATCGAGTTTGATAACGTTACTTAGGAAGACATTCTTT GTCCCGAGTGTTATAGATTCTATTAAAATGCGTATGAAGCTACAGGAATTACAAAGAATCCACAAGCAATTAAGCAGGCAAAGAGAGATTCAGCGAATAACGCTCAAGTCTCGAAAACATTTACAAGATATATCTTAA